The following proteins come from a genomic window of Methanosarcina sp. MTP4:
- a CDS encoding type II/IV secretion system ATPase subunit, with translation MDTVSCLNPGQLRGQGKEGEELCPYKNRHTKNRKTIVINCKECESESSLNDPDCRRKIFGILRKEVHADCLVLSRLYERDYEGKALESLYTLAGFRESVIGYGGMKMVTGPCTRPEKSECLGERKDFMEILVENAEYDPMKARLALSMFIQAKGLKKVPQDSLECAGCSEQFYQLLCEMLEKSPFLPNMPVKIPALQNHDFSVPAGETGCSAENLLADTSGELAPGDMQHNPTQAPAKTLKSLFQQGENGIKRRQGRGGREGRVERVGESLATNGGTNPDGSTTDVFFDYESRIKPHVRPPFSSSRIYTEAPRNTEFLECYDISSRDERDERVLEISIYRYTDRPEKLYMIRPPEYNLRPEELRLLEKVRKRMIRHRPGDLAFTDPAGARKYFRSMAREFLLEELLDGEKSVSPEELESYSDLLARYTNGLGIVEDLLSDPRVTDVYINAPADLNAVHVVLEGEECVSNVFLSQDDLDALVSRFRTISGRPFGEAVPVLELNLEDFGVRVSVIGDPLSANGLAYAFRKHARAPWTLPKLINTGSISAFSAGFLSFLMDGQASVLIAGEVGAGKTSLLSAMLLEIPQKYRILTIEDTHELPIEKLQGLGWKVQGMSSHSSVLKSGAEISPETALRAALRLGSSSLVIGEVRGPEVKVLYEAMQVGQAGNSVIGTIHGSSAENVYERIVHTLGVPPASFKATDAVIICSTIRPGGSMQKLKRVSQIAEITGSTIENPEPGELFTDIMTYDAARDSLFPGEVLEQGQSELIGKIALKWGISIDQALKNIEIRTRIKEKIAEEGKRRPDLLEAEAVSEANNIFWLLMDSMKSRDKTGFKPGFESETGKGSGTEAGIETGVKAGIETGTKSEIGSKINFTPGFETDFETDFETNFETNFETDFEADFEELYSRWEKWFENFARAYPGA, from the coding sequence ATGGACACGGTTAGTTGTCTCAATCCGGGGCAGTTGCGCGGGCAGGGCAAAGAGGGGGAGGAACTCTGTCCCTACAAGAACAGGCACACTAAAAACCGGAAAACGATTGTTATCAACTGCAAAGAGTGTGAATCTGAGTCTTCCCTTAATGATCCGGACTGCCGCAGGAAAATCTTCGGGATCCTGAGAAAGGAAGTGCATGCCGACTGCCTGGTGCTTTCCAGGCTCTATGAACGGGACTACGAAGGAAAAGCCCTGGAGTCTCTCTATACCCTTGCAGGTTTTCGGGAGAGCGTTATCGGATACGGGGGTATGAAAATGGTTACGGGACCATGCACCCGGCCTGAGAAAAGTGAATGCCTGGGGGAAAGGAAAGACTTTATGGAAATCCTGGTCGAAAATGCGGAATATGACCCCATGAAAGCCCGCCTGGCCCTGAGCATGTTCATTCAGGCAAAGGGGCTGAAGAAAGTTCCCCAGGATTCTCTCGAATGCGCGGGTTGTTCGGAACAGTTCTACCAGCTGCTTTGTGAAATGCTGGAGAAATCCCCGTTTCTCCCGAATATGCCTGTGAAAATTCCTGCCCTGCAGAACCACGATTTTTCGGTTCCTGCCGGGGAAACCGGGTGTAGCGCCGAAAACCTGCTTGCGGATACCTCAGGGGAACTGGCACCTGGAGATATGCAGCATAATCCTACACAGGCCCCGGCAAAAACCCTGAAATCCTTATTCCAGCAGGGAGAAAACGGGATAAAGAGAAGACAGGGAAGAGGAGGACGAGAGGGAAGGGTGGAAAGAGTAGGTGAATCCTTAGCCACAAATGGAGGCACAAACCCTGACGGAAGCACTACTGACGTTTTCTTTGACTATGAAAGCCGGATCAAGCCCCATGTAAGGCCTCCGTTTTCCAGCTCCCGGATCTACACCGAAGCTCCCCGGAACACTGAATTTCTTGAGTGCTACGACATAAGCAGCAGGGACGAAAGAGACGAAAGGGTGCTTGAGATTTCCATCTACCGCTATACGGACAGGCCCGAGAAACTTTACATGATCAGGCCCCCCGAGTATAACCTGCGCCCTGAGGAACTCCGGCTGCTTGAAAAGGTCAGGAAAAGAATGATCCGGCACAGGCCCGGGGACCTTGCTTTTACAGACCCTGCGGGGGCAAGGAAATATTTCAGGAGCATGGCAAGGGAGTTCCTGCTCGAGGAACTGCTCGACGGGGAAAAGTCCGTCTCTCCTGAAGAGCTGGAAAGTTATTCCGACCTGCTTGCCCGCTACACAAACGGGCTCGGGATCGTAGAAGACCTCCTGTCGGATCCCCGGGTCACGGACGTATACATCAACGCCCCTGCGGACCTGAACGCCGTGCACGTTGTCCTGGAGGGGGAGGAGTGTGTTAGCAACGTCTTTCTTTCCCAGGACGACCTGGATGCCCTGGTCTCAAGGTTCAGGACAATCAGCGGGAGGCCGTTTGGGGAAGCGGTTCCAGTGCTGGAACTGAACCTGGAGGACTTCGGGGTGAGGGTCTCGGTCATAGGGGATCCCCTTAGTGCAAACGGGCTTGCTTATGCCTTTCGCAAACATGCCCGGGCTCCCTGGACTCTCCCGAAACTTATCAACACGGGTTCGATCTCCGCCTTTTCGGCCGGCTTTTTAAGTTTCCTTATGGACGGGCAGGCTTCCGTGCTGATTGCAGGGGAGGTTGGAGCAGGAAAGACCTCGCTCCTCTCGGCCATGCTCCTTGAAATCCCCCAGAAGTACCGGATCCTGACCATAGAGGATACCCACGAGCTCCCGATTGAAAAACTCCAGGGCCTGGGCTGGAAGGTGCAGGGGATGAGTTCGCACTCTTCCGTACTGAAATCAGGAGCTGAAATAAGCCCCGAAACTGCGCTTCGGGCAGCCCTGAGGCTTGGGAGTTCGTCTCTGGTTATCGGGGAAGTCAGGGGACCTGAAGTGAAGGTGCTCTACGAAGCCATGCAGGTGGGACAGGCGGGGAACTCTGTGATAGGGACAATCCACGGCTCTTCCGCGGAAAATGTATACGAAAGAATAGTCCACACCCTGGGGGTCCCTCCGGCTTCTTTCAAAGCAACGGACGCCGTAATTATCTGCTCTACAATAAGGCCCGGGGGGAGCATGCAAAAGCTAAAGCGGGTAAGCCAAATTGCCGAAATCACAGGTTCCACCATCGAAAACCCGGAACCCGGAGAACTTTTCACGGACATCATGACTTACGATGCGGCCCGGGACAGCCTGTTCCCCGGGGAAGTGCTCGAACAGGGACAGTCCGAATTAATTGGAAAAATTGCCCTGAAGTGGGGGATTTCCATAGACCAGGCCCTGAAAAACATCGAAATCAGGACCCGGATAAAAGAAAAGATCGCAGAAGAAGGCAAAAGAAGGCCTGACCTGCTGGAAGCCGAAGCCGTGAGCGAAGCAAACAATATTTTCTGGCTGCTCATGGACTCCATGAAAAGCAGGGACAAAACCGGGTTTAAACCGGGATTTGAGTCGGAAACCGGAAAGGGGTCAGGGACTGAAGCAGGAATTGAAACCGGGGTCAAAGCAGGAATCGAAACTGGGACCAAATCAGAAATTGGATCCAAAATAAATTTTACACCCGGCTTTGAAACAGACTTTGAAACAGACTTTGAAACAAACTTTGAAACAAATTTTGAAACAGACTTCGAAGCCGATTTCGAAGAACTTTACAGCCGCTGGGAAAAATGGTTCGAAAACTTTGCCAGAGCCTATCCGGGGGCCTGA
- a CDS encoding histidinol phosphate phosphatase domain-containing protein, which produces MIDLHTHSIFSDGELIPSELVRRAVMKGYTAIAITDHADYTNLGQLIEASQKAKYLEDEWDIKVMSGVELTHVPPRKIAPMAKKAKELGAEIVVVHGETTTEPVAPGTNAAAAACQYVDVLAHPGLISLEDVETAAGNDVSLELTARNGHNRTNGHVARLALEVDAVLVVNTDAHAPEDLIDDETAMQVAMGAGLTEAQAKKVLKSSRSIACPI; this is translated from the coding sequence TTGATTGACCTGCACACACACTCGATTTTCAGTGACGGGGAACTGATCCCCAGCGAACTGGTCCGCAGGGCTGTGATGAAAGGCTATACAGCCATTGCGATTACAGACCATGCCGATTATACAAATCTCGGACAGCTCATTGAAGCCTCCCAGAAGGCAAAGTACCTGGAGGATGAATGGGATATCAAAGTCATGTCAGGTGTTGAACTGACCCATGTACCGCCCCGGAAAATTGCCCCCATGGCAAAGAAAGCAAAAGAGCTCGGGGCAGAGATTGTGGTCGTACACGGGGAAACCACCACCGAACCTGTCGCCCCCGGGACAAACGCGGCTGCCGCAGCCTGCCAGTATGTTGATGTCCTGGCGCACCCCGGCCTGATCTCCCTGGAAGACGTCGAAACCGCAGCCGGAAATGATGTTTCCCTGGAACTGACCGCCCGGAACGGGCACAACAGGACCAACGGTCACGTTGCACGCCTGGCCCTTGAAGTCGATGCCGTCCTGGTGGTTAATACGGACGCCCATGCCCCGGAAGACCTCATAGACGATGAGACTGCCATGCAGGTTGCAATGGGAGCCGGACTTACCGAAGCCCAGGCAAAAAAAGTATTAAAATCCTCAAGATCGATTGCATGTCCTATCTGA
- a CDS encoding 23S rRNA (uridine(2552)-2'-O)-methyltransferase has translation MARDRRDYYYHQAKEEGYRSRASFKLKQINEKYKLINRGNSVVDLGAAPGGWLQVAKELSGGKVLGVDLQRIAPVDGVETIRGDINADSTIKKIIEIVGTKGADVVICDAAPNLSGNWSYDHARSIELTTSALECAKKILKPNGNFVVKVFQGDMFKDYMDKVRDNFVKTTAYSPKASRSQSAETYVIGKKFLTAPMRRGDEFTVEIEKLGSSGDGAVLVDGFVVFVKEVEVGEKVRIKIQDVKPNFAFADVEERLGKV, from the coding sequence ATGGCAAGAGACAGACGAGATTATTATTATCATCAGGCTAAAGAGGAAGGCTATCGGTCCAGGGCTTCCTTTAAGCTTAAGCAGATCAATGAAAAGTACAAGCTCATTAATCGTGGGAACTCGGTTGTGGATTTAGGTGCTGCGCCCGGTGGGTGGCTGCAGGTCGCAAAGGAGCTTTCCGGAGGGAAGGTGCTCGGAGTTGACCTCCAGAGGATCGCGCCGGTCGATGGAGTGGAGACTATCCGGGGAGACATAAACGCGGATTCGACGATAAAGAAGATCATCGAGATAGTCGGAACAAAGGGTGCTGATGTTGTTATTTGTGATGCGGCACCTAACCTGTCGGGGAACTGGTCCTATGACCATGCACGGTCCATCGAACTTACCACCTCTGCGCTGGAATGCGCAAAGAAGATCCTGAAACCAAATGGGAATTTCGTGGTAAAGGTCTTCCAGGGGGACATGTTCAAAGACTACATGGATAAGGTGAGGGATAATTTCGTGAAGACTACAGCCTATTCCCCCAAGGCGTCGAGGTCCCAGAGTGCGGAGACCTATGTCATCGGGAAGAAGTTCCTGACCGCACCGATGAGGCGGGGAGACGAGTTCACCGTCGAGATCGAAAAACTCGGTTCCAGCGGAGACGGGGCTGTGCTTGTCGACGGCTTCGTGGTCTTCGTAAAGGAAGTCGAGGTAGGGGAGAAGGTCAGGATCAAAATTCAGGACGTAAAGCCGAACTTCGCCTTTGCAGATGTAGAGGAAAGGCTTGGAAAGGTTTGA
- a CDS encoding Vms1/Ankzf1 family peptidyl-tRNA hydrolase yields MIDKKGLKKSASPGGKNGKSQPKDGKKEVTGEVKKSLGSLFGKVSGKDQLELEIDRLNSHLVEMEIDLKTMEIQLSKKEILARDAVAARQEAESRLNQELVKMQTLNHELETIRAEAPEKFEFRGIETLSPSAMEAYFSKLSSFRTPGDDLLTVYLPPGTALSDVLSEKIISYLDEETRVLLERLNPETGLVLFYDIHRMISEAIVPSIPIMTSAWYFKDHFETGALEGNLEAECRILILLLHAGESFVGFAPDRLAFDAEELVRSSVKEKHTKGGFSQRRFERLREEDIAHHLAKVMETVNKILEENAPVDCVIMSGESQLLREVEKRLPFDIEVIEKSMDLKLEKISGDEVMRNVLSCRRYLF; encoded by the coding sequence ATGATTGATAAAAAAGGTTTGAAGAAAAGTGCAAGTCCGGGTGGAAAGAACGGCAAATCCCAGCCGAAAGACGGTAAAAAAGAGGTTACCGGAGAGGTAAAAAAGAGTCTTGGCAGCCTTTTCGGAAAAGTCTCCGGGAAAGACCAGCTCGAACTTGAGATCGACAGGCTCAATTCCCATCTTGTGGAGATGGAAATCGACTTGAAGACCATGGAAATCCAGCTCTCAAAAAAAGAAATCCTGGCAAGGGATGCGGTCGCTGCCAGACAGGAAGCCGAATCCCGGCTGAACCAGGAGCTTGTCAAAATGCAGACCCTCAACCACGAACTCGAAACCATCCGGGCGGAGGCTCCCGAAAAGTTTGAGTTCCGCGGGATAGAGACCCTCAGTCCTTCTGCCATGGAGGCTTATTTCTCCAAGCTCTCTTCCTTCCGCACCCCTGGAGACGACCTGCTTACCGTTTATCTTCCTCCCGGAACTGCCCTGTCGGATGTCCTGAGTGAAAAAATCATCTCCTATCTCGACGAAGAGACCCGTGTCCTTCTGGAAAGGCTTAACCCTGAAACCGGCCTCGTCCTGTTCTATGACATCCACCGCATGATCTCAGAAGCAATAGTCCCTTCCATCCCGATAATGACTTCTGCCTGGTACTTTAAGGACCACTTTGAGACAGGCGCCCTGGAAGGAAACCTGGAAGCCGAATGCCGCATTCTCATCCTCCTTCTTCATGCCGGTGAGTCTTTCGTAGGTTTTGCCCCCGACCGCCTGGCCTTTGACGCTGAAGAACTCGTCCGCAGCAGCGTCAAGGAAAAACACACCAAAGGAGGCTTTTCCCAGCGCCGCTTTGAACGCCTCAGGGAAGAAGACATCGCCCACCACCTTGCAAAGGTCATGGAAACCGTAAACAAAATCCTCGAAGAAAACGCCCCTGTTGACTGCGTCATAATGAGCGGGGAGTCCCAGCTCCTGAGAGAAGTCGAAAAGCGCCTGCCCTTTGATATAGAGGTTATCGAAAAGTCAATGGACCTCAAACTGGAGAAAATAAGTGGTGACGAGGTAATGAGAAACGTATTGAGTTGCCGCAGGTATCTGTTTTAA